CGGACATGGGTGTAGCCTCGGGCCGCCGAGGTGCGGAGCCCTGTCGGTACGAGGAGGCCCGCGAGTGGAGGCCAATGCCTGTGGTCAGGCTCCCGAGAGGAGCACCCGTGGCGCACCCGGTCAGGAGAACGACAGCGGCCAGGGCCAGCAGCGCCTCACGGCGGCCCACCTTCACGACATGTCCACTCCCGGGAACGAGCCCGAGAGTCGCTGACGACAACATGAGGAACCCCCCGTTGGTGATACGACTCCAACAGGGTAGTCCCCCTCCCTGACACCGTGCGTTTCTACAGGTCCTTCGCGGCGAACGCCGGTTTCGCGAACGTCGGCAGCGGTAACGTCACGCTCGACGGCAGCCCTTCCATGATCCCCGTCCGCATGAACGCGTAGACGGCGGCCTTGGCCTTCGCATCCTCGCGCAACAAATAGAACGTCCCATCGTGCCCACCCCGGTGCACGACGATCGCATGTCCATGCGAGTAATAAGGCAGCACCTCCAGCGTGTTCTCGATCGGCGTCGACGTATCCCAGTCTCCGTGCACGAACACCACCGGAATGTCCGTCGGCACGACGCCGCGGAACGCGTCACCCATGTCGGCCGTCGGCCAGGCATCGGCGGCCGCCAGATACGGCGCGAAGTTCCATTCGCCCAGCACACCGACCGCCGGGTCGGTGCGCAGCCGATGCGCGCGGGCCGGCGTGACGCCGAGGCTCGTATCCACCAGCGGACCGATGACCGCGCTCTTGCCCGCCTTGCGCCCCTCGATCGTGTCGCGCGCCCAGTCGTCGTAGTGCCGGTGATAGAGGCTGAGCACGAAGGCCGGCCATTGACTGGCATCGGCCGAACGCTCGATCAGAGCGTTCTCGAAGTCGCCCACGCCGAGCGTCACCGCTACCGGTTTCCCCGAGTCCTTGTCCGTGACGGAAACGACGACCGGCGCGGCGGCGAGTCGATCGTGTACGGCACGCAGGGCGGCCATCGTTCCGCCTTCGGGTAGATAGGGTTTCAGGCCGGGATCACGGTCCGCATCGAAAGCGATCCGCTGCATCGAGGCATACACGTGGGACGGCATATCGTAGCCATTGTCGAGCGGTTCGACGCCGGAGAGGACCGCGCGCGCGACGGCCTCGGGATGCCGCTTCATCACCGCGAAACTCCACTGGGAACCGAAGCTGCCGCCGAACAGCGTGATGCTGCCGTAACCGAGGGCTTTTCGCAGGTCGTCCACATCATCGGCATACGCACCGATGTCGTATCCCGCGAGGTCCTTGCCCGGAAACGTGGCCAGCGCCCTGCGAGCCTTCGCCAGTGCACCGGCTTTCGACTGGGTGATCGTGGCAGGCTCATTCAGCGGAGAGTCCTCCGTACTCACCTCCAACATCTCGCCCCGAGAGGTGTAGCCACGCTGCTCGACCACCACCAGGTCGCCGACCACGCCGAAGTTGATCCACGACTTGAGGCGGCTGCGACCCGTGTTGTCGGATGGGTCGAATGCGCCGAGCACGGCGAGACCGGGGCCTCCGGGCAGCCAGAACACCGGCGGTGCTCCAGTGGGTCGCGGCGCGCGGATACGCGCGAAACCCACGCCAATGGCCCGGCTACCTGCCTTGTGCCGATTCTCCGGCACGTAGAACGTGCCGATCTCGTAATTCACCGTCACACCGTCGGCGGTGGTGAGCGTGCGGCTCTCGCTGACGAGGGAGCCGACCTTGGGGGCTGACTCCGTCCCCATCGCCGTCGCGGTGATTCCCATCAGGGACATGGAAACGACGAACTTCATTCCGCGTGTGAAAATCACCCTTCTCATGGTGAGCCCCTCGTTGTCGGTGTCCGCGAAAGCTCGCGTGCACACCGCGGCCAGTCAAGCACACCGAGGGGGCTCATCAATCATCTCAATCCCAGACACGGGGCGGGACGGTACTGGGTGCGTCGAATCCAGTTCTTCGGCGCGACCTTGCAGGTGACTCCGCACTTCCACTCGCTGGTGCCGGACGGTGTTTTCGTGCCCAGGGAGGGCGGCGTACGCTTCGAGCCGTTGCCGCCGCCCACGTGGAGCACCTGCTGAGCAAGAGCGTGCTCGGGGGAGCCTAGCGGAGCACCGTGAGGTCCACGCGGTCCGCGGTGATGACGTATCCGGACGAGCTGGCGTTCTTGCGGCCGGAGACGGTGACCTTGAGGGTATGGGAGCCCGCGCTCAGCACGGAGCTGGTCCACAACAGCTTCTGCTCCTGGCGGGTGGCGGAGTAGAAGTCCACGTCCACCGCCGTCCCGTTGTCCACCGACACCGAGGCGATGCCGTGGTGCGAGGCCACCGAGCCGTACAGCTTCGCCTGCGTGCCGGAGAAGCGCACCACATAGGAGGAGCCCGTGGTGTTCGAGAAGTGGTCATCGCTCTGGAACTTGCCAGTGCCAGTGCCCGCCTCCCAGGTGCCGGTGTACTCGAACTGCTCCTGGCCCGTGCCCACCACGCTGTCATTGAGCTGCACCACCACGGCCTGCTCAGAGGCCGTCACCGTGACGGTGGCGCTCGTGCCCACGTTGCCGGCGGCATCCACCGCCTTGGCCACCAGCGCGTGCTGGCCCGCGGTGGCGCTCCAGGTGAAGGAGTAGGGAGAGGAGTCATCCTCGGCCAGCTTCGCCCCGTCCACCCACAGCTCCACCTTCGCCACGCCCACGTTGTCGCTGGCGGAGGCCTGCACCGTCACGCTGCCCACGGCCACGGTGCCACCGGTGGGCTGGGTGATGATCACGCTGGGAGCCGTGGTATC
Above is a window of Cystobacter fuscus DNA encoding:
- a CDS encoding alpha/beta hydrolase, giving the protein MKFVVSMSLMGITATAMGTESAPKVGSLVSESRTLTTADGVTVNYEIGTFYVPENRHKAGSRAIGVGFARIRAPRPTGAPPVFWLPGGPGLAVLGAFDPSDNTGRSRLKSWINFGVVGDLVVVEQRGYTSRGEMLEVSTEDSPLNEPATITQSKAGALAKARRALATFPGKDLAGYDIGAYADDVDDLRKALGYGSITLFGGSFGSQWSFAVMKRHPEAVARAVLSGVEPLDNGYDMPSHVYASMQRIAFDADRDPGLKPYLPEGGTMAALRAVHDRLAAAPVVVSVTDKDSGKPVAVTLGVGDFENALIERSADASQWPAFVLSLYHRHYDDWARDTIEGRKAGKSAVIGPLVDTSLGVTPARAHRLRTDPAVGVLGEWNFAPYLAAADAWPTADMGDAFRGVVPTDIPVVFVHGDWDTSTPIENTLEVLPYYSHGHAIVVHRGGHDGTFYLLREDAKAKAAVYAFMRTGIMEGLPSSVTLPLPTFAKPAFAAKDL
- a CDS encoding transposase, whose product is MRRIQFFGATLQVTPHFHSLVPDGVFVPREGGVRFEPLPPPTWSTC